tctctctctctctctctctcataagcttCGTTCTTTTCGGCTAACCTTAaatcatcatttctctctctctctctctctctctctctcctctctcctctctctctctctctctctcgggctgtTTGCCACATCATCCAATGTTGTAATTTTAATAAACCAAGTGGAGGGACCGAAGCGTTAGTatgtgggggaaggggggagggggagggggaggtaggcCAGGAATGCCTATGGGGTAAGGGTGGGGTGAGGGGTAGGTAGAAATTTAGGAGCTCTACTTCAGGTGAACTGCGTTGGAATGAGgaaaaagaggggagagagagagagagagagcgagagagagagagagggggggggagggacctGGTAggggagaggaggtggaggaggaggagggtcatAGCAAACAGGTAGGCTGGAGAAGGATTACCATACCGGTAGGATGGGGTGGTGAGTATAGGCGCtttgggtaggaggaggaggaggaggaggaggagggagaatgcACGTGAAAAATAATGAACCATTCCGTGAGAATGATGATAATGCATTCTTCCCTATTATAAAATTATCTTTCGCCTCCCGACTATGAGTTACGCTCAGCTATCAAACGCATTGGGTTCTGGTATCATCAACAGCAACAGCtgttgggggggaggaggaggaggaggaggaggaggaggggaggaggaggaggaggaggaggaggaggaggaggaggaatgatttAAGGGGAAAAGCGGAGAGGGGGACCGAAAGGGGGATGCTGCTTGCTGCATTGCCGCTTGTAAATTGCTGCTTGCTGCCATCTGCTTTTGCTGTTGCTTGCTACTGTTAAATGCTGCTTGCTGCCATCTGCTTTTGCTGTTGCTTGCTGCTGTTAAATGCTGCTTGCTTGCGCCATGCTTTTGCTGTGCCATTGCTTTTGCTGTTAATTGCTTGCTGCCTGCCCATCTTGAAACTTTGCTTGTTGCTTGCTTGCTGTAATGCCTGCTTGCTTGCGTTTTGGCTTCTGCTTTGCTTTGCTACTGTTAAATGCTGCTTGCTGCCATCTGCTTTTGCTGTTGCTTGCTACTGTTAAATGCTGCTTGCTGCCATCTGCTTTTGCCTCCTGCTTGCCGCTAACTGTTAAATGCTGCTTGCTGCCATCTGCTTTTGCTGTTGCTTGCTGCTGTTAAATGCTGCTTGCTGCCATCTGCTTTTGCTGTTGCTCGCTACTGTTAAATGCTGCTTGCTGCTTTTGCTGTCGAACGGGGGCACAGCAGCTACCAGCCTAGTGGTGTTGGCATGTGCTTATGCGGCTGTATATTTGGAAGAACATAAAGCTGCCATGTTGCCAAGGGCTGCATGGACTTGTGCATACCGAGTTAtagcttgtgggggggggggggggggggggggggggggggggggggggggggggggggggggggggggggggggggggggggggggggggggggggggggggggggtcggggggggggggggcggggggtgaacTGGAAACTGAAAgagggggaggaaggaagggagggagggagaggtagggggggggaggggggggttgttCCGAGGCGCATTCGATGGTGACGGTGATGAAGAGGTGATGGTGTCGGTGTTATCGGTTATTTTcggtcggaaaaaaaaaaaaacaacactccAGCGAGAttcatctataaataaatatatacagagtGGCATTAAATGCAATAACTTACGTAACAGGGAAGAAtacaccatgcattttttttttttttgtttttttttggggagtGCATCCACTTTGCATTGTACGAAATACAGAACAGTGCTTTATAAAAGGCGCTGTTCATTATAAATGACTAAGATACTTTTCACTCATGGCAGacacaaaatatgcaatataaatgtatatgatataatatagtatatatatatatatatatatatatatatatcatataatatgtatgtatgtatgtgtatgtatatatatatatatatatatatgaatatatacacatacatatctatatatatatatatatatatatatacacgtatataaaaataaatatatggatacatatatatatatatatatatatatatatatatatatatagatccctaAAAAATGTTAACGAATTAAATCACAAAGCctcatatatctaataataaacatacattcCAAGGAGACCAGAGTATACCTAATTACCACATTTTGCATTCAGTCAAAtcaaatcatcaaaataaaaaatttccactCAGCACTATCATAAACCGATTGGCAGAATCCGCGGTTACAACCGACCTGATTGGCTGgcgtcaaataaatacatttctgTCATACTGATTTCAGAAAGATCATTTTGAAAGCACCTGTTTCGAAAAACTCTCGAACAAACCTCACTGgcggctcccccacccccaaaccccaccTCCCCACACCACCCCACCcgaaaaaaagatataatttgtaaaatagaaaagaaaagacaaCCGGAAtgataaacttgattcctgtgcAAAAATCAATCTTCCGATCTCACTTGAATAAAAAGATGCTCTGCGCCCCCCGCcccaaatgataaaattcatcaaataaaaaaaacatgtatgaTAAAATTTAATCCCGTACAAAAATACTTTTCCGATTTCACTTAAAGAAAAAGatggccccccacccccaaaacacaAATTAATTTCGtcgtataaaaaaatgaatgataaactttAGTCCGGTCCAAAAATAATTTGAAGCTCCGGACTGAACAGTCACAGCAaatccaccccccgccccccagggTCCGCCCTCACCCCTACCCCtccaccccacaaaaaaatgaataatgaatcttaacactgaaataaaaaagaaaaaatttgactAATTCTCCTTCAAGCAAATAATACCCCACACTAAAGTTCACAATGAATTTGAATGATTTCATGTCAATTTTGATttcctccaataataataataataataataataataataataataataataataataataataatactaaatttgTATTTCATGTCAATTTTTatttccccaataataataataataataataataataataataataataataataataataataataataataataactaataataataataaataataacactatttctgttaaaaagaatggcagaattaaacgagtttattttatttattggcttttctagttttcttgaaattcgcttctctggctcagcgatgtttctgagcaactggccaatattcatattgggaactttcaaaaaattataaatgctgaaggtaatcttttattttattacgcctacggaataataccggcactgacgacgacccctgcttgacctgaacctgagatcctgttctaataaaataaaagattaccttcatcatttctaattttttgaaaaatcccaatatgaatattggcgccagttactcagaaacatcgctgagcctgagaagcgaattgttagaaaaataagaaaaaaaaaacaatgtataaaatcaactcgcttaattctgccattctttttaatagcatttgcctaaaagagggtcttctaccaaaataataataataataataataataataataataataataataataattaataataataataataacaacatgtcGATATCCGAAATTTTGATTTGACAACGACACCGTCCCcgcactgaaaaaataaataaataaaaatatgaaattaaaaaaattgaatctAGAAGGAAAAGACGAGCCATGACAGAAACGAGGTCGTGTAAACAGATTTATTACGGCTGTCGCCCTTTCGATTAATTCCGCATCTaggaaaaaataacaacaacaacaacaaaagcaggaCAACAACCACAACATTACATGGCGACGCAATTCCATTatgcgctgtttttttttttatggcagtaAGGTTATGAACgaaatattagagggaaaaaatgaaaaaagaaaaaaaaaaagttggtcgGGTCATGTGTGCAAAACGATAGCGCCCAATGGAGTGGGTGTCCACTTCATTATTATCTTTCGCCAGAAATGGTTATAGAGACGAGGTGTTGGAATGCGTTCTTATTTAAGCCACGCATATGCGCGcgcatgcgcgcacacacacatgagagcgttatatataaaatgtatttggATCTCACGCTTTCTGGTGgaaaagtgtatccaaaaaatgtgaagaattcAGAGaagtgtttctctttctctctctcatatatatatatatatatatatatatatatatatatatatatatatatatatatacacacatatatatatatatatatacacatatgtatatgtatatatatatatatatatatatatatatatatatatatatatatatatagaaagagagagagagagagagagagagagagagagagagagagagagagagaggctatatgAGCACTGTGCACATCCTACGATAAGTGCAACTAAATAAGCCTTATTACGCCAacgtttattttcataataatatgaaataaacaaacaaggcAAAAAGCagtgaaacacaaacacacaacagtGTTTATGCGACGATAACATACACAGCAAACTCAACCATGGAAGTATTTCGAGTCTGCAAATATACTCTCACGAATAAATTGATAAAGTATCATAAATGTATCAAAAATCCTGAATAACGAAAATTCCCCCACAACACAAGGCtatgaaagaataaaatgaaaaatatcgatATTTTGAATTATCAACAAAGTTTCTATACTTGATGAAGACAAGAAACAGAGGACACgggagtaaatgagagagagagagagagagagagagagagagagagagagagagagagagagagagtcactccaagaaaaaaatttctatatttcatgCAAAGACAGAAATGCGAAGAATTTGCCAGGATATAAGAGGAATAtatctccggagagagagagagagagagagagagagagagagagagagagagccacgccAATGAAAAAATCTACTTCATGAAAATACAGATGAAAAATACAAGAGTAATTTATAGGGTAACATaatacccgagagagagagagagagagagagagagagagagagagagagagagagagagaggggatccTTCAATCTCGTAGCATCTTCGTTGCATGATGTGTGCAGTGTCCAGAGATGATTGATAATCAATCTATTCCTCCCACCGATAGACGGCGGTGTTCTCAATCTTCAGCCTTAGGACcttcctactccttctcctcctcctcctcctcctcctcctcgtaatCTTCATCGATCAAGTGGGACTAAACGAGGCCCCCTCCAGTAATTACTCGAGAAATACTCTCAATTTTttcaaagtttgaaaaaaaaaatctatattgatAGGCCTACATATTCCCTTTGAGAGGGGCCAATTTTTCGGGGGGAAGGGGGTGTGAGGGAGGGATGGGGGGGTCAGGGGGTTATTAGTGCttctttggggggaggggggttaaggACTCGGCGGCACTTGTGATCTTTGAATCACAATTTTTTCGCTAACAAAaatgagtttttctttttaactataACTGATTTGGATTCTGTAGAAAAGGATtgatgtgtctatatatatagatatatatatatatatatatatagatataatataaatatatatatatatatatatatatataatatatataatatatatatatatatatatatacataattatatatatatatatatatatatatattatataatatattttatatatatatatatatattaatagatatatatatatatatatatatatatatatatatatatagacatacatatacatatacatataatactatatatatatatatatatatatatatatatatatatataatattcttttacattacccTTTTCTTTTCATGAGGGAACGAAGTAACACGGAAATCTAACGTTAAACATTTCAAAATGATACACTGCGTCACGTAACAGAGTTATCTGGACGTCTCATGTTATTTCAAAACGTTACGTGACAAAGTTACCCAGAAATCCAGCTGTTCATATTTCAGGGAGTTACGTGATCTGTCACACCTCAGCGAGCGCTCAGTAGCTACATTAACACTGAGCAAAAGATTTGGGCATCTGTTGCAACAGTAACAAAACATTCATTGTTGTATCTTGAGCTTTTAAAGTAAATGTTAAGGGAACTGACGTAAAGtgaccaatagagagagagagagagagagagagaatacacataAAAGGTAAAATATGTAAATGATTCAAGGATGGGCAAACAaaaatcatttacaatatataacaAACCAGcagataaatatcaataaaaaaagggtaaaaatacgCACCCAAggaggtatgaaaaaaaaaaaaaaaaaaaaaaaaaaaatatatatatatatatatatatacatatatatatatatatatatatatatatatatatattatatatatataaccgaaatGTCAGTATCAATAAAATGACCACATAGCTTAAGTGAGATAAAAAATCAAGTACAGCGCGAAATCAGGAAATTCGTGAAAATTACGAActgccgtgaaaaaaaaaaaaaaaaaaagaaacaaccgTCTTGAATAtaaccaaaaatgcaaaaatgacaAGAAATCTCGACAAAACAACCAGAAGAAGTGAAGTGAAAACGAACAACTGCcgcgaaaaattaaaaaaaaagtgtcaaaataaccaaaatgagaaaatgacaAGAAATGTCGCCCAAAATAACAAGAAGTGTCATGATCTGTTGCCAACGCGCGGTCCGGGAATACACTAAAGTCAGCACCAAGAAGAAGGAATAGTAcagcacatatatactatatcccgaggttccctccctctctccgtcCGCACCGCCGGCGCTTCGTACCCAGGTGGGTTTTTAAGCAGACCCTTGTCGTTTTGTTCATATGGACCAGAAAGGACTACAAGGAAAGGCCTTTCAAGAACTGCCCTTTGCGCGATATTTAACGACGCTGCCCTAATGGTCATCctcccgactctctctctctctctctctatgcacagatagagagagagagagagagaggagaagacgagagaagaacgagagagattgaggagagaaAGCTGACCGAGAGGGAGAGAAGATATTAAagatgtatatgtacacacacaatcatttatatatataatattatatatatattatatatattatatatatatatatatatatatatatatagaatatatagatatatatatatatatacatgtatataatatattatataatatatatatatataatctatatatattatatattttttatatatataga
The nucleotide sequence above comes from Macrobrachium nipponense isolate FS-2020 chromosome 37, ASM1510439v2, whole genome shotgun sequence. Encoded proteins:
- the LOC135209378 gene encoding PX domain-containing protein kinase-like protein, whose protein sequence is MAQQKHGASKQHLTAASNSKSRWQQAAFNSSKQQQKQMAASSNLQAAMQQAASPFRSPSPLFPLNHSSSSSSSSSSSSSPPPPPPPPPPPQQLLLLMIPEPNAHAKNEEEEEEEEEEEEVGGGGEDGGGGGRRRKEEEEEEVEEE